Proteins from one Phyllobacterium zundukense genomic window:
- a CDS encoding ArnT family glycosyltransferase, translating to MSAVPFQFPLANLTKVASRNPALLLVLLYFAFQVFFLTTISNGAGVDDAEQLAYVGALQWGYGGSQAPLYTWINSIAGNLLGISMFTIYLVKFGMLASSFISVYFGARLLGLSKSVAAAGMLGIFLLPQIAWESQRTLTHSVGGTTGCAWAFLAFAWHMKSRSWHSAALLGLGIASGLLGKFNASFFLIGLILAGFSIPEYRTVLLMRKSILVPLVFIAAVAPTGLWTLSHTENLLARSHKFEIGEGGNFVISRLHGEWKLFLNGVLFSGIALVFFAIAWWRSRAEQIFSPRPWNDAEKFVGRTLLFALAAVFVGVLISGAAEVKDRWLQPVLFLSPLYLATLLGRYIRTDLPLKRFAIVGAICGLIVIPGLAVNILYARDGKAPSIGQLDYAKLFAVTRAVGTYQTVVSNGPQLPGNLRLLDNSIIPVHLEMPNAVSRIRFPALFVWFGDGMNPAVLSLLNGAGIAAPPADVKQVDLTYKYYPDQSARVSYFIVPAK from the coding sequence ATGTCCGCTGTTCCATTTCAATTTCCGCTCGCAAATTTGACGAAAGTAGCGTCGCGAAATCCGGCACTCTTGCTGGTTCTTCTCTATTTTGCGTTTCAGGTCTTTTTTCTGACGACGATTTCGAATGGCGCGGGAGTGGATGACGCGGAGCAATTAGCCTATGTCGGTGCTCTGCAATGGGGATATGGCGGGTCGCAGGCGCCGCTTTATACATGGATAAACAGCATCGCTGGAAATCTCCTCGGAATCAGCATGTTTACCATTTATCTCGTCAAGTTCGGTATGCTTGCAAGTTCATTCATCAGTGTTTATTTCGGTGCACGTCTGCTCGGCCTGTCTAAATCGGTAGCTGCTGCTGGCATGCTAGGCATATTCCTGCTGCCTCAAATCGCGTGGGAATCGCAACGGACACTGACTCACTCGGTAGGGGGGACCACTGGCTGCGCATGGGCATTCCTTGCGTTCGCCTGGCATATGAAATCTCGTTCCTGGCATTCTGCTGCACTGCTGGGGCTTGGCATCGCTTCGGGCCTGCTCGGAAAATTCAACGCGAGTTTCTTCCTTATCGGGCTCATTTTGGCTGGTTTTTCCATTCCTGAATATCGAACCGTTCTTTTGATGCGGAAGAGCATTCTGGTGCCACTTGTATTCATTGCGGCCGTAGCGCCTACAGGCTTGTGGACGCTTTCGCATACAGAGAACCTTCTGGCGCGGTCACATAAATTCGAAATAGGTGAGGGCGGTAATTTCGTTATCAGTCGTCTTCACGGCGAGTGGAAGCTGTTTCTCAATGGCGTTCTCTTTTCGGGAATAGCGCTGGTTTTCTTTGCAATCGCCTGGTGGCGAAGCAGGGCAGAACAGATATTCTCGCCTCGTCCTTGGAATGACGCCGAAAAATTCGTGGGCCGAACCTTGCTGTTTGCGCTGGCGGCTGTTTTTGTCGGTGTCCTCATCAGCGGTGCTGCCGAGGTGAAAGATCGCTGGCTCCAACCGGTTCTGTTCTTGAGTCCGCTCTATCTGGCAACGCTTTTGGGGCGCTATATCCGAACCGACTTGCCGTTGAAACGCTTCGCGATTGTCGGTGCGATCTGCGGCCTTATCGTAATTCCAGGATTGGCGGTCAATATTCTATATGCTCGTGATGGTAAGGCGCCGTCTATTGGCCAGCTGGACTACGCGAAGCTTTTCGCCGTGACGCGCGCCGTGGGCACTTACCAGACCGTTGTGTCAAATGGTCCGCAATTGCCGGGAAATCTGCGTCTTCTCGATAATTCAATCATTCCGGTGCATCTGGAAATGCCGAATGCCGTGTCACGCATCCGCTTTCCCGCACTTTTTGTCTGGTTCGGCGATGGGATGAACCCGGCTGTTTTAAGTTTGCTGAACGGCGCCGGTATCGCTGCGCCGCCAGCAGACGTAAAGCAGGTGGATCTCACGTACAAATATTATCCCGATCAATCAGCACGCGTGAGCTATTTCATCGTTCCGGCAAAGTAG
- a CDS encoding tripartite tricarboxylate transporter permease, which yields MDLLNNLELGFATAASPYNLLFCFTGVILGTLIGVLPGIGATATIAMLLPITFQLEPVSSLIMLAGIYYGAQYGGSTTAILINMPGESSSAVTAIDGYQMARKGRAGAALAIAAIGSFFAGTVSTILVAVFAPPLTAVALRFGSPEYFSLMIVGLVSSVALAHGSVIKALGMVVLGLLLGLVGTDIYTGTPRFNLGILELSDGLNFVALAVGVFGIAEILRNLENEHDRDVMIKKVTNLLPTRQDWKEMTAPILRGTAIGSALGILPGGGAILASFASYTVEKRISNTPGEFGKGAVAGVAGPESANNAGAQTSFIPMLTLGIPANPVMALMIGAMIIQGIVPGPNVATEQPALFWGIIASMWIGNLMLILLNLPLIGLWVKLLTIPYYMLFPAIIAFCSIGVYSVNSNVFDLYAVAFFGLIGYGLAKLRCEPAPLLLGFVLGPLLEEHLRRAMIMSRGDPMTFLNRPISLGLLLLAAAVLVVVLLPSIRKKRDEVFVED from the coding sequence ATGGATCTTCTTAACAATCTCGAACTCGGATTTGCAACTGCAGCTTCGCCCTACAACCTTTTGTTCTGCTTCACCGGGGTCATCCTCGGCACGCTTATCGGGGTGCTTCCGGGTATCGGTGCGACTGCGACGATCGCCATGCTCCTGCCAATTACCTTTCAACTCGAACCAGTCTCGTCACTCATCATGCTGGCGGGCATCTACTACGGCGCACAATATGGCGGCTCAACTACAGCTATTCTCATCAACATGCCCGGGGAATCCTCGTCTGCTGTCACTGCTATCGATGGCTATCAGATGGCGCGCAAGGGTCGCGCAGGAGCCGCACTTGCAATCGCAGCGATAGGTTCGTTCTTTGCCGGAACGGTGTCGACCATACTGGTTGCCGTGTTTGCTCCGCCGTTGACAGCTGTTGCTTTGAGATTCGGGTCACCGGAATATTTCTCGCTTATGATCGTCGGCCTCGTTTCGTCCGTCGCACTCGCCCATGGTTCGGTGATCAAGGCACTCGGCATGGTGGTTCTTGGCCTGCTTCTCGGGCTCGTCGGGACAGACATTTATACCGGTACGCCTCGATTCAATCTCGGAATTCTCGAATTGTCTGATGGGTTGAATTTTGTTGCGCTTGCAGTCGGCGTGTTCGGCATTGCCGAAATTCTGCGTAACCTTGAAAACGAGCATGACCGCGATGTGATGATCAAAAAGGTTACCAACCTCTTGCCCACGCGACAGGATTGGAAGGAGATGACCGCACCGATCTTGCGTGGAACGGCAATTGGCTCTGCCCTCGGCATATTGCCCGGCGGCGGGGCAATTCTTGCCTCCTTCGCATCCTATACGGTCGAAAAACGGATCTCGAATACGCCTGGCGAATTTGGCAAAGGTGCCGTCGCCGGGGTGGCGGGCCCTGAATCAGCCAACAATGCCGGCGCGCAGACATCGTTCATCCCCATGCTGACACTTGGCATTCCGGCCAATCCGGTGATGGCCTTGATGATCGGCGCCATGATCATTCAAGGTATCGTCCCTGGTCCGAACGTTGCTACAGAACAGCCAGCCTTGTTCTGGGGAATCATCGCCTCCATGTGGATCGGCAATCTCATGTTGATTCTGCTTAATCTGCCGCTGATCGGACTTTGGGTTAAGCTGTTGACCATTCCCTATTACATGTTGTTTCCCGCCATCATCGCCTTCTGTTCAATCGGCGTTTACAGCGTCAATTCGAATGTGTTCGATCTATATGCTGTCGCCTTCTTCGGTCTCATCGGTTACGGGCTGGCAAAACTCCGCTGCGAACCGGCACCCCTGCTACTCGGCTTTGTGCTTGGACCGCTTTTGGAAGAGCATCTTCGCCGGGCCATGATCATGTCGCGCGGCGATCCCATGACCTTCCTCAATCGCCCTATCAGTCTCGGGCTCTTGTTACTCGCAGCAGCCGTTCTCGTGGTCGTGCTGCTGCCAAGCATCCGTAAGAAGCGCGATGAGGTTTTTGTCGAGGACTAG
- a CDS encoding tripartite tricarboxylate transporter TctB family protein: MKDLSFSLRDLICGVLFILIGLFFAIQAYGLEVGTALRMGPGYFPFVLAGVLILLGIIVVIQGTQLQHEPMGPIAWRGMLFILPAPILFGLTVRGLGFVPSLFLTGLVAAFASTKMRPGTALLLVGGLTLFSVIVFSYALGLPFRRFGPWLGQ, from the coding sequence ATGAAAGATCTTAGTTTTAGTTTACGCGATTTGATCTGCGGCGTGCTGTTCATACTCATAGGCCTTTTCTTTGCCATACAGGCATATGGCCTTGAAGTTGGCACTGCACTCCGCATGGGACCAGGTTATTTCCCGTTCGTATTGGCTGGCGTCCTTATCCTTCTTGGCATTATCGTCGTCATTCAGGGTACTCAGCTACAGCATGAACCAATGGGCCCAATTGCATGGCGCGGTATGCTATTCATTTTGCCAGCACCGATCTTGTTTGGCCTCACCGTCCGTGGGCTAGGCTTCGTCCCATCACTGTTTCTGACGGGACTGGTTGCGGCTTTTGCGAGTACGAAGATGCGCCCCGGAACCGCGCTCCTCCTGGTGGGCGGCCTGACCTTATTCTCTGTAATCGTATTCAGTTATGCGCTCGGCCTGCCCTTCCGGCGTTTTGGCCCTTGGCTGGGGCAGTGA
- a CDS encoding tripartite tricarboxylate transporter substrate binding protein BugD: MLKLFTSLAATAAIALISGSAFAQGYPERSITMVVPFAAGGPTDTVTRLVAESMSRDLGQQIIVENVGGAGGTLGASQVAKADPDGYTLLLHHIGMATSATLYRKLPYDTLNAFEYVGLVTDVPMTIVAKKDFEPTDLKGLVEFVKANADKITLANAGIGAASHLCGMLFMSEIKTPLTTVPYKGTGPAMTDLLGGQVDLMCDQTTNTTKQIKGGTIKAYGVTSAKRLDALPDLPTVAEAGLPGMQVGIWHGIYAPKGTPEEVTQKLSASLQKALKDPSIIARFAELGTVPSTDAEATPAGLKTKLESEVTRWKPVIEAAGQYAD, translated from the coding sequence ATGCTCAAACTCTTTACTTCACTGGCCGCCACAGCTGCCATTGCCCTCATCTCGGGTAGCGCATTTGCACAGGGTTATCCCGAACGCAGTATCACCATGGTCGTGCCGTTCGCGGCGGGTGGTCCGACCGATACCGTTACCAGACTTGTCGCCGAAAGCATGTCAAGGGACCTCGGTCAGCAAATCATCGTGGAAAATGTCGGCGGAGCGGGCGGCACACTAGGGGCCTCCCAGGTCGCGAAGGCCGACCCGGATGGATACACGCTGTTGCTACACCACATTGGCATGGCAACCAGCGCCACGCTATATCGCAAGCTGCCCTATGACACGCTCAACGCCTTCGAATATGTGGGGCTTGTCACAGATGTTCCGATGACCATTGTGGCAAAGAAGGATTTCGAGCCGACTGATCTCAAAGGCCTTGTTGAATTCGTCAAGGCAAATGCTGACAAGATTACCCTTGCGAATGCCGGTATTGGCGCAGCCTCCCATCTTTGCGGGATGTTGTTCATGAGTGAGATCAAAACGCCGCTGACAACTGTACCTTACAAAGGCACCGGTCCTGCCATGACAGATCTCCTCGGTGGTCAGGTGGATTTGATGTGCGACCAGACCACCAATACAACCAAACAGATCAAAGGCGGTACGATCAAAGCCTATGGAGTGACATCGGCCAAGAGACTCGATGCCCTTCCCGATCTTCCAACAGTCGCCGAAGCTGGCCTGCCGGGCATGCAGGTGGGTATCTGGCACGGCATTTACGCACCAAAAGGAACCCCTGAAGAGGTAACGCAGAAGCTTTCGGCATCTCTGCAAAAAGCATTGAAAGACCCGAGCATCATCGCTCGATTTGCTGAACTGGGTACAGTGCCGTCAACTGATGCTGAAGCAACACCTGCAGGGCTGAAGACGAAGCTTGAAAGCGAAGTGACCCGCTGGAAGCCGGTCATTGAAGCGGCCGGTCAATACGCTGATTAG
- the ade gene encoding adenine deaminase, with protein MSKQAAKPAIWTESAPLLVDVAMGRKHADLVVRNGRLVSVYSGEIIAGIDLAIVAGRFAFVGQGAEHCIGPKTKVVDAGGRYLVPGLCDAHMHVESGMVTVTEFTRAVIPHGTTSMFIDPHEIANVLGLDGVRLMHDEALAMPINVHVQMPSCVPSAPGLENAGASISPDDVAEAMTWPNIIGLGEVMNFPGVANNDATMRGGIDATVRAGKTVGGHFASPELGRAFHGYVAGGPEDDHEGTRIEDAIARVRQGMRAMLRLGSAWYDVARQIKAVTEQGLDPRNFILCTDDSHSGTLVNEGHMDRVVRHAIAQGLKPVTAIQMATLNTAQHFRLEREIGSITPGRLADFLIVSDLSNLTIDRVYARGVLVAEKGKLIADIPAYNYPAFAKNTIKLGKKLKAGDFDIKSPKPAKQITARVIGVIENQAPTKALEAELSVADGIVQMDRRNDVSQIALVERHRGTGKVVNGFVSGFGYTLDCAMASTVAHDSHHMIVVGTNKEDMAKAANRLGEVGGGVVLFSKGRELAMVEMPIAGLMSDQRAEIVAAKADKLVNAMRAMGCTLNNAYMQHSLLALVVIPELRISDVGIIDVRTFEKVDLFL; from the coding sequence ATGAGCAAACAGGCAGCCAAACCAGCGATATGGACGGAATCAGCGCCGTTGCTCGTGGATGTTGCAATGGGCCGTAAACATGCGGATCTGGTTGTCCGCAACGGTCGTCTGGTAAGCGTCTATTCCGGAGAAATTATAGCTGGTATCGATCTTGCCATCGTAGCCGGGCGTTTTGCCTTTGTCGGGCAAGGAGCGGAGCACTGCATCGGGCCGAAGACGAAGGTCGTTGACGCGGGTGGACGTTATCTGGTGCCTGGTCTGTGCGACGCGCATATGCACGTCGAAAGCGGCATGGTCACGGTGACTGAGTTTACGCGCGCCGTCATTCCTCATGGTACTACGTCGATGTTCATCGATCCGCACGAAATTGCCAATGTGTTGGGGCTCGATGGCGTCCGCCTGATGCATGACGAGGCGCTTGCCATGCCGATCAATGTGCATGTGCAGATGCCGAGTTGCGTTCCATCGGCACCGGGGTTGGAGAATGCAGGTGCCTCCATAAGCCCGGACGACGTTGCCGAAGCGATGACGTGGCCCAATATCATCGGTCTCGGCGAGGTGATGAACTTTCCCGGAGTTGCCAACAACGATGCAACCATGCGGGGTGGCATTGACGCCACCGTAAGGGCCGGAAAGACTGTTGGGGGGCATTTTGCATCGCCTGAGCTTGGACGAGCCTTTCATGGATATGTTGCAGGTGGTCCTGAAGATGATCACGAGGGTACCCGTATTGAGGACGCCATTGCCCGTGTGCGCCAAGGCATGCGGGCTATGCTGCGTCTTGGATCGGCGTGGTATGATGTTGCCCGCCAGATCAAAGCGGTTACGGAACAGGGCCTCGATCCGCGCAATTTTATACTGTGTACTGATGACAGTCATTCCGGCACGCTTGTGAACGAAGGTCATATGGACCGTGTTGTGCGTCACGCCATAGCCCAGGGGCTGAAACCTGTGACGGCGATCCAGATGGCGACCCTCAATACAGCGCAGCATTTTCGGCTGGAGCGCGAGATCGGCTCAATCACACCGGGAAGACTTGCAGATTTCCTTATCGTGTCAGACTTGTCAAATCTGACGATCGACCGCGTTTATGCGCGTGGCGTACTTGTGGCGGAGAAAGGTAAGCTCATCGCTGACATTCCTGCCTACAACTATCCAGCATTTGCCAAGAATACGATCAAGCTCGGCAAGAAGTTGAAGGCCGGGGATTTCGATATCAAGTCCCCGAAACCCGCAAAGCAGATTACCGCGCGTGTGATCGGCGTCATTGAAAATCAGGCGCCGACGAAAGCACTGGAAGCGGAGTTGTCAGTCGCCGACGGCATCGTCCAGATGGATCGGCGCAATGATGTCTCCCAAATCGCTCTCGTCGAGAGGCATCGTGGAACGGGGAAGGTAGTTAACGGCTTTGTCTCCGGCTTTGGCTATACGCTTGATTGTGCCATGGCCTCAACCGTCGCCCACGATAGCCACCACATGATTGTCGTTGGCACAAACAAAGAGGATATGGCCAAAGCTGCCAATAGGCTTGGCGAAGTTGGCGGCGGTGTGGTGCTGTTTTCCAAGGGCCGAGAACTTGCCATGGTGGAAATGCCGATCGCTGGCCTGATGTCTGATCAGCGCGCCGAAATCGTCGCAGCAAAGGCGGATAAACTCGTCAACGCTATGCGCGCGATGGGCTGTACTCTCAACAACGCCTATATGCAGCATTCGCTGCTGGCGCTGGTGGTCATTCCGGAATTGCGTATATCTGATGTCGGGATTATCGATGTCCGGACATTCGAGAAGGTTGACCTGTTCCTATGA
- the ilvA gene encoding threonine ammonia-lyase IlvA — protein MTAFIKAVDRATEKMRVLFPETPLQLNHYLSHKYGAQIWLKREDLSPVRSYKIRGAFNFISHYLSEHKSEDSSFVCASAGNHAQGFAFICRHFGKKGVVFMPVTTPQQKIDKTRSFGGEFIEIRLFGDIFDQCYAAAQDYAATSGAIMVPPFDHMDIITGQATVAHEIATQLPDKRRPDLMILPVGGGGLSGGVTRYLADLGWETRFRFVEPAGAPSLKRSLEAGKRIRLDTVDNFVDGAAVAEIGRENFKLLKGFTADSVTLIPENRLSSTILEMLNIEGIVVEPAGALAIDALKDFKKSDIKNKRIVLVISGSNFDFERLPELKERSLRYEGLKKYFIFRFPQRPGALRSFLDLLGPDDDVARFEYLKKSARNFGSVLIGIETKNKLNFDVLFKRFDEAGWAYQDITDNETIAGLII, from the coding sequence ATGACTGCATTCATCAAGGCCGTGGATCGCGCAACGGAAAAAATGCGCGTGCTATTTCCCGAAACACCACTGCAACTCAACCATTATCTCTCCCACAAATACGGCGCGCAGATCTGGCTCAAGCGCGAAGACCTGTCGCCTGTACGATCCTATAAGATCAGGGGCGCTTTCAATTTCATCTCTCATTATTTGAGTGAGCACAAGTCGGAGGATTCGTCCTTCGTTTGTGCCTCGGCTGGAAACCACGCGCAGGGTTTTGCCTTCATCTGCCGGCATTTTGGCAAAAAGGGTGTCGTCTTCATGCCGGTGACGACGCCGCAACAAAAGATCGACAAGACGCGCAGTTTTGGCGGCGAGTTCATCGAAATTCGTCTGTTCGGAGATATTTTCGATCAATGTTACGCTGCCGCGCAGGACTATGCTGCGACAAGCGGGGCAATTATGGTTCCGCCTTTCGACCACATGGATATCATCACTGGGCAAGCGACCGTGGCGCATGAAATCGCTACTCAGCTGCCGGACAAGCGCAGGCCCGACCTGATGATCTTGCCTGTTGGGGGTGGCGGGCTTTCCGGCGGTGTTACACGCTATCTTGCCGATCTCGGCTGGGAGACCCGCTTCCGCTTCGTTGAACCAGCCGGTGCGCCGAGCCTGAAACGCAGTCTCGAAGCAGGCAAACGTATCAGACTCGACACCGTGGACAATTTCGTCGACGGCGCCGCAGTTGCGGAGATCGGCCGTGAAAACTTCAAGTTGCTCAAAGGTTTCACGGCAGACTCTGTGACTTTGATTCCAGAAAACCGCCTGAGCTCGACTATCCTCGAGATGCTCAACATCGAAGGCATCGTTGTTGAGCCCGCGGGCGCGCTCGCCATCGATGCGCTCAAGGATTTCAAGAAGAGCGATATCAAAAACAAAAGGATCGTTCTGGTTATATCAGGCAGCAATTTCGATTTTGAACGCCTGCCGGAGCTGAAGGAGCGGTCCCTGCGTTACGAAGGACTGAAGAAGTATTTTATCTTCAGGTTTCCCCAGCGGCCAGGCGCTTTGCGGTCGTTTCTTGACCTTTTGGGACCGGACGATGACGTTGCGCGCTTCGAATATCTCAAGAAGTCCGCGCGTAATTTCGGTTCCGTCCTGATCGGCATCGAGACCAAGAACAAGCTTAATTTCGACGTGCTGTTCAAACGTTTCGATGAGGCAGGTTGGGCATATCAGGACATTACCGATAATGAGACCATTGCCGGATTGATTATCTGA
- a CDS encoding DUF1697 domain-containing protein — translation MTSWIILFRGVGGNTLLPVQPLKVALAEEGFESVVTYINTGNVVLTSNDRPKRIVKRVATVALEHFGFSKHIMIVSRAEWANLITQNPFPLAVSEPAKLHAYVLERTPDAEAVKALEQKATGPEQFEIRGRVLYYYAPQGVSNARLHPKIEKTLKVAATARNWNTVIKLAHLAKQMAGDAR, via the coding sequence ATGACCAGCTGGATAATCCTGTTTCGCGGTGTCGGCGGTAATACGTTGCTCCCCGTGCAGCCATTGAAAGTGGCATTGGCCGAGGAAGGTTTTGAGTCGGTCGTAACCTATATCAACACCGGCAATGTAGTTCTCACCTCAAATGATAGGCCAAAGCGTATCGTCAAGCGTGTGGCTACGGTCGCACTGGAGCATTTTGGCTTCTCCAAGCACATCATGATCGTTAGCAGGGCGGAATGGGCCAATCTTATTACCCAAAATCCATTCCCGCTGGCTGTGAGTGAACCGGCCAAACTTCATGCCTATGTTCTGGAGCGGACACCTGATGCAGAGGCGGTGAAGGCGCTGGAGCAAAAAGCGACAGGGCCGGAGCAGTTCGAGATAAGGGGAAGGGTGCTGTATTATTACGCGCCGCAAGGTGTTTCCAATGCAAGGCTGCATCCTAAGATTGAAAAAACATTGAAAGTTGCAGCTACAGCGAGAAACTGGAATACAGTGATCAAGCTGGCCCATTTGGCTAAGCAAATGGCGGGGGATGCAAGGTGA